Proteins found in one Scardovia inopinata JCM 12537 genomic segment:
- a CDS encoding SLC13 family permease, with the protein MRRWVLQTLRRETILVIASILAIISCFIVPPDAQYTSYSHTHTVAQLVCLMLVVTGLQRIGVFRIIGAKMLSHARTPRFLVLIFISLTFFSSMFITNDVALVTFVPFAIAVLIMAKMEDRTVFVVTLMTLGANLGSMLTPIGNAHNLYLKAKTGMPIADFMLIMLPYSFLAALLLIIATCIFFTDKPIPGFEGLDAATIERNILAPDAKTPAPDEIRITGYGAGYGGWRLYVYIALFIICILAVGGIMPMWGMIAICLVAFLFCDRRAFIHVDWGLPLTFIAFFIFIGNMKRVPEFYTLAANLVQIDPLDVAVGSSQLISNVPTTLLLANFSSAWKPLIIGTNLGGLGTLIASMASLVSFKAVTSRYPHLKGKYLAVYTATNLIFLAILLCEAHLIL; encoded by the coding sequence ATGCGGCGCTGGGTATTACAGACGCTACGACGGGAAACCATACTGGTTATTGCCAGCATTCTCGCCATAATATCTTGTTTTATAGTCCCACCCGACGCTCAGTATACAAGTTATAGTCATACCCATACCGTGGCACAGCTGGTCTGTTTGATGCTGGTAGTTACTGGCCTACAGCGCATTGGCGTATTCCGCATTATAGGGGCAAAAATGTTGAGTCACGCCCGAACGCCCCGCTTCCTCGTCTTAATTTTTATTTCCCTAACTTTCTTTTCGAGCATGTTCATCACCAACGATGTCGCCTTGGTAACTTTCGTGCCCTTTGCGATAGCCGTACTGATCATGGCAAAAATGGAAGATAGAACAGTTTTTGTGGTTACCCTCATGACTTTGGGTGCCAACCTGGGAAGTATGCTGACTCCCATAGGCAACGCCCATAATTTGTACTTAAAAGCAAAAACTGGGATGCCTATTGCTGATTTTATGCTCATTATGCTTCCCTACTCTTTCCTAGCTGCTCTCCTCCTTATTATTGCCACCTGTATTTTCTTTACTGACAAACCTATTCCCGGTTTTGAAGGGCTGGACGCGGCAACGATTGAACGCAACATCCTGGCTCCTGACGCAAAAACTCCAGCTCCTGACGAAATTCGAATTACCGGCTATGGTGCTGGTTACGGGGGCTGGCGTTTATATGTTTACATTGCCCTTTTTATAATTTGTATTCTGGCTGTAGGCGGGATTATGCCTATGTGGGGAATGATAGCCATTTGCCTGGTAGCTTTTCTTTTTTGCGATCGTAGAGCATTCATCCATGTAGATTGGGGCTTGCCCTTAACCTTTATTGCCTTTTTTATTTTTATTGGCAACATGAAGAGAGTCCCCGAATTTTATACTCTGGCCGCTAATCTGGTTCAGATTGATCCCCTGGATGTGGCTGTGGGGTCCAGCCAGCTAATCAGCAATGTTCCTACTACCCTCCTCCTGGCTAATTTTTCATCAGCCTGGAAACCTCTGATTATTGGGACGAACTTGGGCGGCCTGGGCACCCTGATTGCCTCTATGGCTTCCCTGGTCTCCTTTAAGGCAGTGACCTC
- a CDS encoding glycosyltransferase family 4 protein: MRIGFVFDDTLDAPDGVQQHIMTLGRELVRRGHQVVYFVGETKTHPVGGIVPLSRNVAVPFNGNVMRIPLPASRRRIRAALEHYHCDVLHVQAPYSPFLAGRVISLAKEVTPHARIVATYHIAPYSKAAEVGGRVLAAVNAFSGRKIDQVIAVSPVAAAYAQKTAGCTPLVIPNPVDCRAMEAGGFSSDRFSDRHDGKHLVFLGRFVERKGVRLLMNALEYGATHGIFPSGMHVTCAGKGPDLETCQRQAEQIDLPIDFPGFVDEKDKPALLASADIAVFPSISGESFGIVLVEAIAAGAGVVLAGDNPGYRSTVGDNEQALFDVSPDQGTTRSAALLAERIALMMTDSRLAACVHKQEQALIPRYDVRHVVDQLVDVYTGKDTERPN, from the coding sequence ATGCGCATAGGTTTTGTTTTTGACGATACTCTCGATGCTCCTGACGGGGTTCAACAGCATATTATGACTTTAGGCAGGGAGCTGGTTCGCCGGGGTCATCAGGTGGTCTACTTTGTGGGGGAGACCAAAACCCATCCTGTTGGAGGAATCGTTCCCCTGTCAAGAAATGTGGCCGTGCCCTTTAACGGCAATGTCATGCGAATCCCCCTGCCGGCTTCTCGCAGGCGCATTCGGGCCGCTCTGGAGCATTATCACTGTGATGTTCTTCATGTTCAGGCCCCTTACAGTCCTTTCCTGGCTGGCCGGGTGATTAGTCTGGCTAAAGAAGTGACTCCCCATGCCCGAATTGTGGCTACCTATCATATTGCTCCTTACTCGAAGGCGGCAGAAGTTGGAGGCCGGGTACTGGCAGCTGTCAACGCCTTCAGCGGCAGGAAAATTGATCAGGTTATTGCTGTATCTCCGGTTGCAGCTGCCTATGCACAGAAGACCGCTGGCTGCACGCCATTGGTGATTCCCAACCCAGTGGATTGCAGGGCGATGGAAGCTGGTGGCTTCTCCTCTGACCGGTTCTCTGACCGCCACGATGGTAAGCATCTTGTTTTTCTGGGGCGGTTCGTTGAGCGCAAGGGGGTCCGGCTGCTCATGAATGCACTGGAATACGGTGCAACACATGGAATCTTTCCTTCCGGAATGCATGTAACCTGCGCCGGAAAAGGGCCGGACCTGGAAACCTGCCAGCGGCAGGCTGAACAAATAGATCTTCCTATTGACTTCCCCGGATTCGTGGATGAAAAGGATAAACCCGCCCTGCTTGCTTCGGCTGATATTGCTGTTTTTCCCAGTATTTCTGGCGAATCTTTTGGCATCGTCCTGGTCGAAGCCATTGCAGCTGGCGCTGGCGTTGTCCTTGCCGGAGATAATCCTGGCTATCGATCTACTGTGGGCGACAACGAGCAAGCCTTGTTTGATGTTTCGCCAGACCAGGGGACTACTCGCTCAGCGGCTTTGCTGGCTGAGCGGATTGCCCTCATGATGACTGATTCACGCCTGGCTGCCTGCGTGCACAAGCAGGAACAGGCTCTCATTCCTCGGTACGATGTCCGCCATGTTGTCGATCAGCTGGTCGATGTATATACAGGCAAAGATACCGAACGTCCGAATTAA
- a CDS encoding alpha/beta fold hydrolase, which yields MTLLNSYYLPGLFVQDYSIDVPLDWKGKDPSSFNPPQGTVTGFASGQAGRSDSNRAQSDDGATIKFFYRVLASAEHAHDELPLLIFLQGGPGGAGPRPYSLSSIPWIEEACRHYRVVLPDQRGTGRSNRVDSHVMSVFADNPRAGADFLHHFLADSIIRDCEYLRLSQFGGAQWTSLGQSYGGFLTLTYLSLFPQALRASFITGGVMHIPGSAHELYEHTVPRMFAKTQQYYQCYPEDKERLTAIADYVEDHDVRLPNGDPLSVRRLQMMGSDFGMKPSFERMHWTLDQAFVGGDGSLPGRSDRLTQIQKDREGEKPAVDEEIELTDGFLQEVMNCTATYSNPLYWTLQEFIYANGDCGPTNWAAYDVINSDPRFAVDSRPLALIGEAALPQMFQEDSSLKPFKQAVELMMQDSHWGTIYDPDQLSRNDVPLYCAVYFDDMYVDSSLQLDTLSRVGNSHPWVTNQFEHDGVRSGNVFAHLYQEALNRGDLDRSVVKPRP from the coding sequence ATGACGCTTTTGAATTCTTATTATCTGCCAGGACTTTTTGTTCAAGACTACTCAATAGATGTTCCCCTGGATTGGAAAGGAAAAGATCCTTCTTCTTTTAATCCTCCCCAGGGGACCGTAACAGGTTTCGCCTCTGGTCAGGCCGGCAGGTCTGATTCTAACCGGGCTCAGTCTGACGATGGGGCAACGATTAAGTTTTTCTATCGTGTTCTGGCTTCAGCTGAGCATGCGCATGATGAGCTTCCCCTTCTGATTTTTCTTCAGGGCGGTCCAGGAGGAGCCGGTCCTAGGCCGTACAGCCTTTCTTCCATACCCTGGATTGAAGAGGCCTGCAGGCATTACCGGGTTGTATTGCCGGACCAGAGAGGAACGGGGAGGTCCAACCGGGTTGATTCTCATGTGATGAGTGTTTTCGCTGATAACCCTCGTGCTGGTGCTGATTTTCTTCATCATTTTCTGGCCGATTCAATTATCCGGGATTGTGAATATTTGCGTCTCAGTCAGTTCGGGGGAGCACAGTGGACAAGTCTGGGCCAGTCTTATGGCGGTTTCCTGACCTTGACCTATTTGTCTCTTTTCCCTCAAGCTTTGCGGGCATCTTTTATTACTGGGGGAGTTATGCATATTCCTGGGAGTGCTCACGAGCTTTATGAACATACGGTTCCCAGGATGTTTGCTAAAACTCAGCAGTACTATCAATGCTATCCAGAAGACAAGGAGCGTCTGACGGCTATTGCTGACTATGTTGAGGATCATGATGTACGTCTGCCCAATGGGGATCCTCTGTCTGTTCGGCGTTTGCAGATGATGGGATCAGATTTTGGAATGAAGCCTAGTTTCGAACGGATGCACTGGACCCTGGATCAGGCCTTTGTGGGCGGTGATGGCAGTCTCCCTGGGAGGTCGGACAGGCTGACTCAGATTCAAAAAGACCGCGAAGGGGAGAAGCCGGCTGTAGACGAGGAAATTGAGCTGACAGACGGTTTTCTGCAGGAAGTTATGAACTGTACAGCTACGTACAGCAATCCCCTCTACTGGACCCTCCAGGAGTTTATATATGCTAACGGAGACTGCGGCCCAACCAATTGGGCTGCATACGATGTTATCAACTCAGATCCTCGTTTTGCTGTTGATTCACGCCCTCTCGCCCTGATTGGAGAGGCTGCCCTGCCTCAGATGTTCCAAGAAGATAGTTCCCTCAAGCCTTTCAAACAGGCTGTTGAGCTTATGATGCAGGACAGTCATTGGGGAACTATTTACGATCCTGATCAGCTTTCCCGCAACGATGTTCCCCTCTACTGCGCGGTCTATTTTGATGATATGTATGTAGATTCCAGCCTTCAACTCGATACCCTCAGCAGAGTAGGTAATTCTCATCCCTGGGTCACTAATCAGTTTGAACATGACGGGGTAAGAAGCGGGAATGTTTTTGCCCATCTGTATCAGGAGGCTTTGAACAGGGGAGACTTGGACAGGTCTGTCGTCAAACCTCGACCCTAG
- a CDS encoding GNAT family N-acetyltransferase — MTFKEGKNMFSLVVDSDISLSLPRPRFDAPALFQLIEDSRPELERWLPWVPLITSADKERESLEAFLADFGRGKSLNCLIWYRNQIAGMISFNKFAGNGSADIGYWLRTDFTHRGIMHRAVEAFIRLGFEEYDLNKIVTRAATGNAPSNAVIRGVGFHLDGVLPQEEKVGGSYLDHNVWSLLLDEWKIRREKN; from the coding sequence ATGACCTTCAAGGAAGGTAAGAACATGTTTTCTCTGGTTGTTGACAGCGATATATCCCTCTCCCTTCCCCGGCCCCGCTTTGATGCGCCGGCTCTTTTTCAGCTGATTGAAGACAGCCGTCCGGAACTGGAGCGATGGCTCCCCTGGGTCCCTCTCATAACCAGTGCAGACAAGGAGAGGGAATCGCTGGAAGCTTTTCTTGCTGATTTTGGTAGGGGAAAGTCGCTGAATTGCCTGATTTGGTATAGGAACCAAATTGCTGGAATGATCAGTTTTAATAAGTTTGCCGGGAATGGATCAGCAGACATCGGGTATTGGCTGCGGACGGATTTTACCCATCGGGGGATTATGCATCGTGCGGTTGAAGCCTTTATTCGCCTGGGCTTTGAGGAGTATGATCTGAACAAAATTGTGACCAGAGCCGCCACAGGGAATGCTCCCAGCAATGCGGTGATTCGTGGTGTCGGCTTTCATTTGGATGGGGTACTGCCTCAGGAAGAAAAGGTGGGAGGCTCTTATCTGGATCACAACGTGTGGTCGCTGCTGTTGGACGAATGGAAGATCCGAAGAGAAAAAAATTAG
- the ychF gene encoding redox-regulated ATPase YchF, with protein sequence MSLTIGIVGLPNVGKSTLFNALTRNNVLAENYPFATIEPNTGIVPLPDSRLQVLAKLVHTSKIVPATVTFVDIAGIVKGASEGEGLGNQFLANIREADAICEVTRVFTDDDIVHVNGTVNPASDIDTINTELILADLQTVENALPRLEKDLRGKKISPEYLEVVKKAQAILEEGETIDHAAGAGKIDKDDIYDLHLLTAKPFIYVFNMDDDQLTDKELKKQLSDSVAPAQSIFLNAQFESDLTELDEADAREMLSDAGLNESGLDQLARVGFDTLGLQTFLTAGEKEVRAWTIHKGWTAPKAAGVIHTDFERGFIKAEVVSYDDLVAAGSYAKVKEEGKMRLEGKDYVMQDGDVVEFKFNV encoded by the coding sequence ATGTCTCTCACCATTGGAATTGTTGGACTGCCTAATGTTGGCAAATCCACACTTTTTAACGCCTTGACCCGCAACAACGTACTGGCTGAGAACTATCCCTTTGCCACCATTGAGCCTAATACAGGCATTGTTCCCCTGCCCGATTCCCGCTTGCAAGTTCTGGCCAAACTGGTGCATACCAGCAAGATCGTCCCCGCAACCGTGACTTTTGTGGATATAGCCGGAATCGTTAAAGGTGCCTCCGAGGGCGAAGGTCTGGGCAATCAATTCTTGGCTAATATTCGCGAGGCGGATGCTATCTGCGAAGTTACCCGTGTTTTTACCGATGATGACATTGTTCATGTCAATGGCACCGTGAATCCTGCTTCTGACATCGATACTATTAATACTGAGCTGATTTTGGCTGATTTGCAGACAGTGGAGAATGCTCTTCCCCGCCTGGAAAAAGACCTGCGTGGCAAGAAGATAAGCCCTGAATACCTGGAAGTGGTCAAGAAGGCCCAGGCTATTCTTGAAGAGGGGGAAACTATTGATCATGCTGCCGGAGCTGGAAAAATCGACAAGGATGATATTTATGATCTTCATCTGCTAACGGCTAAGCCTTTTATCTATGTTTTCAATATGGATGATGATCAGTTGACTGACAAGGAGCTGAAAAAGCAGCTGTCTGACAGTGTTGCTCCTGCGCAGTCCATCTTCCTCAATGCTCAGTTTGAATCCGATCTTACCGAGCTTGATGAGGCAGATGCTCGAGAGATGCTGTCTGATGCCGGCTTGAACGAATCAGGTTTGGACCAACTGGCTCGGGTGGGATTCGACACCCTTGGTCTGCAAACCTTCCTGACTGCCGGCGAGAAAGAAGTCAGGGCTTGGACTATTCATAAAGGGTGGACCGCTCCCAAGGCAGCTGGTGTAATCCATACAGATTTTGAGCGCGGCTTTATTAAAGCGGAGGTTGTCTCTTATGATGACCTGGTTGCTGCCGGTTCCTATGCAAAAGTTAAGGAAGAAGGCAAAATGCGCCTGGAAGGCAAAGATTATGTGATGCAGGACGGAGATGTTGTTGAGTTCAAGTTCAACGTGTGA
- the pepT gene encoding peptidase T translates to MAFYDLDFIEDRFVHYAQQNTRSDYASRDRIPSTPGQEAMARELVQELQSMGLEAYYNRRTGFAIGHLSANIQDSQDFQNPVTGVGFFSHIDTADFNAENIKPRIWRNYEGNKLTLNEQEGIYLDPEQFPALKSCQGQTLITSDGTTLLGVDDKAGIVGILAALRYFQQNPQLEHGDIYVGFGPDEEIGIGGQRFDPADFPGVELAYTMENGRPGDLEYETFSASVAHVAIKGTVVHPGEAYGLMVNATTLMADFLSCLPADQVPEKSRNHDGFIMVTETQSCVDRATINIIIRDFDQEKFAAKEQIIRDLVNRMNQKYGSGRFSLTIREQYKNIYQVIKDKPYTVNLVLDTYRKLGIKAHIQTFRGGTDGNFITDKGIPTPNLFNGGGNYHGRYEYVTVEQIDQLAEVLVNLAQEHVRQCRQGRDEAPLEKYW, encoded by the coding sequence ATGGCTTTTTATGACTTAGATTTTATTGAAGATCGATTTGTTCACTATGCTCAGCAGAACACCCGGTCTGATTATGCCAGCAGGGATCGGATCCCGTCCACGCCTGGTCAGGAAGCTATGGCCAGGGAACTGGTTCAGGAGCTTCAATCGATGGGGTTGGAAGCATACTATAACAGGAGAACAGGATTCGCAATAGGTCATCTTTCCGCAAATATTCAGGACTCTCAGGACTTTCAGAACCCGGTGACTGGTGTGGGATTTTTCTCCCATATAGATACAGCTGATTTCAATGCAGAAAATATCAAGCCTCGCATATGGCGCAACTATGAGGGAAACAAACTGACTCTGAATGAGCAGGAAGGAATATACCTGGATCCTGAACAATTCCCTGCCCTGAAAAGTTGCCAGGGGCAAACACTGATTACCAGCGATGGGACTACTTTGCTGGGAGTGGATGATAAGGCCGGAATTGTAGGAATTCTTGCTGCTCTGCGATATTTTCAGCAGAACCCCCAACTGGAACATGGCGATATTTATGTGGGCTTTGGGCCAGATGAAGAGATCGGGATTGGAGGTCAGCGCTTTGATCCTGCTGACTTTCCTGGTGTTGAACTGGCTTACACCATGGAAAATGGTCGTCCGGGAGACTTGGAATATGAAACTTTCAGTGCTTCAGTTGCTCACGTTGCCATCAAGGGAACGGTGGTACATCCCGGTGAAGCGTACGGTTTAATGGTTAATGCCACTACTTTGATGGCTGATTTTTTGAGCTGTTTGCCAGCTGACCAGGTTCCTGAGAAATCCAGAAACCATGACGGCTTTATTATGGTGACTGAGACTCAGAGCTGTGTAGATCGGGCCACAATCAACATAATTATTCGTGATTTTGATCAGGAGAAATTTGCAGCAAAAGAGCAGATAATTCGTGATTTGGTTAATAGGATGAATCAAAAGTATGGTTCCGGACGTTTCAGTCTGACAATCAGAGAACAGTATAAGAATATTTATCAAGTCATAAAAGATAAACCGTATACGGTTAACCTTGTTTTGGATACATACAGAAAACTAGGTATAAAAGCTCATATCCAAACTTTCCGAGGCGGCACCGATGGGAATTTTATTACTGACAAAGGCATACCTACTCCCAATCTTTTCAACGGCGGAGGCAATTATCACGGTCGATATGAATATGTGACAGTGGAGCAGATTGATCAGCTGGCTGAAGTGCTGGTGAACCTGGCCCAGGAGCATGTACGCCAGTGTCGTCAAGGTCGTGACGAGGCTCCTCTGGAAAAGTATTGGTAA
- the pth gene encoding aminoacyl-tRNA hydrolase, protein MASDFWLIVGLGNPGKKYEGTRHNIGFMCADLLAQRWSVSLSEHKGLAQLGKGIMDLGGRRQKFFLAKPLTFMNDSGDAVASVSSYYDIIPEHIIVIHDDMDLDFGRIKVKNGGSPGGHNGLKSIDRSLGTGGYNRVRLGTGHSQRGQHAHDNAIKWVLGGFASAQKSQMDDFLSDGADAAEMIVFQGIQKAQTQFNSRK, encoded by the coding sequence ATGGCATCAGATTTTTGGCTCATTGTGGGCCTGGGCAACCCTGGAAAAAAGTATGAGGGAACCAGGCATAACATTGGATTTATGTGTGCTGACCTGCTTGCGCAGCGGTGGTCTGTCTCTCTGAGCGAGCACAAGGGCTTGGCCCAGCTGGGCAAAGGTATTATGGATCTGGGGGGACGGAGGCAAAAATTCTTCCTTGCCAAGCCCCTGACTTTTATGAATGATTCAGGCGATGCTGTGGCTTCTGTCAGCTCGTATTACGACATTATTCCGGAGCATATTATTGTTATTCATGATGATATGGATCTGGATTTTGGGCGGATTAAGGTGAAAAACGGCGGATCTCCCGGAGGACACAATGGGCTGAAATCCATTGACCGATCGCTGGGAACAGGTGGGTATAATCGGGTGCGTTTGGGCACCGGTCATTCTCAGCGCGGGCAGCATGCCCATGATAATGCTATTAAATGGGTTTTGGGCGGATTTGCCTCTGCACAAAAATCTCAGATGGATGATTTTCTTTCCGATGGGGCTGATGCTGCTGAAATGATTGTTTTTCAGGGAATTCAAAAGGCTCAGACTCAGTTTAATTCCAGGAAATAA
- a CDS encoding restriction endonuclease has translation MGKNYENWWEQSEAFFTRTDFLTLIEHYILPAAIAIIALILIYYFLKKIIRSAARAIRRAQICQQYGVELPKTVVIKKTTKDRKIGEFILGYPHWERSKKDGTRDQRVKNSEIIDSISILEIGSWRLTTDNPFTMYSMVSTFRRAGVIIAYCAEEKRKRNHLVRELRNRQSAVTIEGIRNRFRERPTDFEKFCADIFRKLGYQVQVTPPSNDGGIDLRMRRSDGMTFIVECKCYEKNNHVGRPVIQKLYGANSIEHAQKMIVITTSQFSAEAIAFAQKVGVKLINGNALVELCKRAWGNASGPLYEIDIPKQVLRLTTNDILSHIPLDMRRYYY, from the coding sequence ATGGGAAAAAATTATGAGAATTGGTGGGAACAGTCAGAAGCGTTCTTTACTCGGACTGACTTTTTGACGTTGATAGAGCACTATATTCTTCCTGCTGCTATTGCCATAATTGCATTAATTCTCATTTATTATTTTCTCAAGAAGATTATCCGATCTGCTGCCCGTGCAATCAGAAGAGCTCAAATTTGTCAGCAATATGGTGTCGAGCTTCCTAAGACTGTGGTTATAAAAAAGACCACTAAAGATAGAAAAATTGGAGAGTTCATCCTTGGCTACCCGCATTGGGAACGAAGCAAAAAAGATGGAACTCGAGACCAGCGGGTAAAGAATTCAGAGATAATCGACAGTATAAGCATATTAGAGATTGGCTCTTGGCGATTGACTACTGACAATCCCTTTACTATGTATAGCATGGTTTCTACTTTTCGTCGTGCAGGAGTTATTATTGCATATTGTGCAGAGGAAAAACGAAAACGAAATCACCTGGTTCGAGAATTAAGGAATCGACAGTCAGCAGTAACAATAGAAGGAATCAGGAATCGGTTTCGCGAAAGACCGACGGATTTTGAAAAATTCTGCGCGGATATTTTCAGGAAACTAGGTTACCAAGTTCAGGTCACACCCCCTTCAAATGATGGTGGAATTGATCTTAGAATGAGAAGATCAGATGGCATGACTTTTATTGTTGAATGTAAATGCTATGAAAAAAATAATCATGTGGGTCGTCCAGTTATTCAAAAACTCTATGGGGCTAATAGTATCGAACACGCGCAGAAAATGATAGTAATTACTACTAGTCAATTTTCTGCAGAAGCAATAGCCTTTGCTCAGAAAGTTGGAGTGAAACTGATAAATGGTAATGCTCTAGTTGAGTTGTGTAAACGTGCGTGGGGTAATGCTTCCGGTCCCCTTTATGAGATTGATATTCCAAAGCAGGTATTGCGTCTTACGACTAATGATATTTTATCTCATATTCCGTTAGATATGCGTAGATACTATTATTAG